The sequence below is a genomic window from Haloferax mediterranei ATCC 33500.
GCATCCCGACGAAGAAACAGCCGCCGAGGCGGACGAAGAACTCCGCGAGGCAATCGAACTCGCCAGTGTCCTCGACGTAAACACCGTCACGTGTTTCTCCGGCCTCCCGGCAGGCGGCCCGAACGACGAAGTGCCGAACTGGATTACGGCCCCGTGGCCGACCGAGCACGCCGACGCCCACGAGTACCAGTGGGACGTCGCCATCGACTACTGGTCCGACCTCGCCGAATTCGCCGACGACCACGGCGTCGACATGGCCATCGAGATGCACCCGAACATGCTCGTCTACGAACCGACGGGCATGATGCGTCTGCGCGAGGCGACCAACGAACGCATCGGTGCGAACTTCGACCCTTCGCACCTCTATTGGCAGGATATCGACGTAACCGAAGCGATTCGCTTCCTCGGCGACCACGACGCTATCCACCACTTCCACGCGAAGGACACGAAAGTGTACGACCACCACGCGAAGGTCAAGGGTGTCCTCGACACCACCTCCTACACCGACACCGCCGCCCGCTCGTGGCTCTTCCGCTCGATTGGCTACGGCCACGACGAAGGCCACTGGAAGGACGTGGTCTCGACGCTTCGAATGGTCGGCTACGAGGGCGCGCTCTCTATCGAACACGAAGACGCGCTCACCTCCTCGAACGAGGGACTGGAGAAGGCCGTCGACGTGCTCTCGCGCGCCGTCTTCGAAACGCAACCCGGCGAGGCCTACTGGGCGGAGTGATTCTCGATGAGTAACACCGATTCTACGACCGAACCCCTCAAAATCGGCGTCCTCGGCTACCGATTCAGGCCCACCTTTTTCCGGTTCGGGGCCGCTTCGTGGCCCGCTCACCGGAAAAATCTGGACCAAAAAGTGCCACGAGACTCGGCCTTCGGCCTCGCTCGCGGTACTGAATCGGCTGGTGGGGTGACACAATGACTGAATCCCTCAAAATCGGCGTCCTCGGCTACCGATTCATGGGTAAGGCGCACGCGAACGCCCTCGCACGCCTGCCGATGTTCTTCCCCGACGCGCCGGACGTAGAGCGCTCCGTCATCGTCGGTCGCGACGAGGAAGCCCTCGCCGATGCCGCCGACCGCTTCGGCTTCGAGTCGACGGCGACGGACTGGCGCGACGTGGTCGGCGATGTGGACGTGTTCTACAACCTCGGGCCGAACCATCTCCACGCCGAACCGTCCATCGCGGCCCTCGAAGCCGGTGCACACGTCTTCTGTGAGAAACCGCTCGCCCCGACGCTCGAAGAAGCCGAAGAGATGCGCGACGCCGCCCGCGACGCCGACGGCGTGGCCGGATGCGCGTTCAACTACCGGTTCGTCCCGGCGATTCAGTACGCGAAGGGTCTCATCGAGGACGGCGAACTCGGTGAGATTCACCATGTCCGCGGACGCTACCTACAGGATTGGCTCGTCGACCCCGAAGCACCGTGGGCGTGGCGCATGGACAAAGACCTCGCCGGGTCCGGCGCGCTCGGCGACCTCGGTGCGCACACTATCGACCTCGTGCGCTTCCTCGTCGGGGATTCGGATGTCGCGGGCGACATTACACGCGTCTCCGGCCACCTCCAGACGTTCGTCGACGAGCGACCGGTGCCCGGAACGGACGAGTACAAACCCGTCACGGTCGACGACGCCTACACGGCACAGGCCGAGTTCGAAAACGGCGCAGTCGGCTCGTTCGAAGCCTCTCGATTCGCCGACGGCCACAAGAACGACCACACCATCGAGATTCACGGCTCCGAGGGGAGTCTGACGTTCTCGCTCGAACGCCTCAACGAACTGGAGGTAAAGACGGGCGACGCCCGCGGCTACGAGACCGTGCTCGTCACCGACGAGTCGGACCCCTACGTAGGAAACTGGTGGCCACCGGGCCACGTCATCGGCTGGGAACACACCTTCGTCCACGAGAACTACGAGTTCCTCACCGCCGTCGCAGAGCGGGCCGCTGCGGGCAGCCGGACGCAGTCCGGCGAGGCGGCCGAAGGTGGCGAGTTCCACCCATCGTTCGAGGACGCCTACGAGGTCCAAGAAGTGCTCGACGCCATCGAGCGGTCCGACGAGACCGGCGAGTGGGTCAGCCTCGAATAGGCTGAGATGAAACTAGGCCGACAGGATTTTTCACACGCTCTACCGACACGTAGTTGATGGTCCTCAGCCAGCCGCTCATCTTCGGCCTATTGGCCTTCGGTGCGGTCGTCAGCGTCGGCGCTGGCGTCGTGATTCGCCGTCTGGATGTTCATTCGGTTTCTCGACTGCAACTCGGCGTCACGGGACTCGTCGCTGGGACGCTCTTTCCGCTTGCCACGCTCGGCTCGGCCTACTTTCGCGTCGTTCCCGGTCCACTTTGGGACAACCTCGTGGTGAACGCGGTCGTCGTTTCGCTCCCGATTGGCGCGCTGTTCGGATTCCTCGGCTTCCCAGCGGGCACCTCGGCGAAAGCGCGTGCCGCCGCCTCGATTGGATTCGGCGCAGGCTGTGTCGTGCTGCTCGTCGGCGCACTCTTCGTTGGCCAACTCTGAAACCCGCGACGGTGAAAATGAGAACCGCGAATCAGAACGTCAGCACGCCCTCGTCGGTGATGACCTCGTCGATGAGGTCGACCGGCGTGGCGTCGTAGGCGGGGTTCTCCAACTCGATGCCTTCGACGGGTTCGAGCATTACTTCGGAGGGCGAGCGAATCTCGTTTTCGAAGCGGAAACCGTCGTCGACGACTTTCGCACCGGACCCGACGACAGTAACGGGGACGCCAACTTCGTTTGCGGCGGCGACGAGTGGGAACGTTCCGACGCGGTTGTACAGCGTGTCCTCGACGATACAGTCCATCCCGATGATGACGCGGTCGCACTTGGGAAGGAACAGTCCGGATGCACTGTCGACCAGCAGGTGCGGTTCGACGCCGTCGACATCGGCGAGTTCGCGTGCGAACTTGCGCCCGAGGTACCGTGGGCGGGCCTCGGTGAGGTAGGCGGTGAGTTCAGCGCCGTCGGCGACGGCGATTTCGACGGCTTCCATCACCGTCGACGAGTAGTCGTGCGTGAGGAACGTGTCTCCGTCTTCGATTGTCTTGGCCGCCTCTTGCGCCGCGCGGCGCTTGCCCGTCTCGACGTTCTCGACGACGCGGTTGATTGTTTTGTGGGTGAGTTCCCGCGCTTCATCGAGGCTGTCCGTCTCGCCCTGGACGCTCTGGAGAACGTCCTGCAAGGCGTTGTAGAGCGATGCATGCGATGGGTTTGCGCGCTTGAGTGCGCCGATGTTCCGTTCGAGGTCGCGCTCGAACTCCTCGACGGTCGCGTAGTCGCGCTCGGTCAACTCTGCGAGCGACTGCGTGGCCTTGACGGCGACGACCGAGGAGCTGTGCGTCTGCATCTCACGAATCTCCTCGATGGTCTCGTCTATCATACGCGAACGTCGCCGTATCGTGTGAAAGAGTTTCCGGCACTCACCGCCGGAGTGTCAGGTATCTGCTGGGGTCGTTAGGTATCTGCTGGGGTCGTTAGGTCTTTCTGGAAGTCGTCAGGTTCGGAGTCGGGGGTATCAGTCTTCGGTGCTAGTCTCGGCTTTGGTTTCAGGGTCACTTCCGCCGTCGCCCGCGTCGGTTCGCTTGGCGTAGATGAACAGGGCGATGGAGGTCACGAACCAGATGACTGCACCAACACGAATCGCGAATTCGGCGCGCGCACCCCACGTCTGTAGCCCAGCGTTCAACGAGAGGAGCGCAACGATGGGCGACCCGACGAGAATCGTCGTCACGAAGGTCATCTGCATGACCCATCCGTAATCGACACCCTCCGGATTCGTCCGCTCGACTAGTTGCACGGGTAGAGCTATCACGGCGGGGGCTAATGTGTGCCGGTTCCGGTCGGAATTTCGCGTTGTTTACGACCCGAATCAGTCGATACGCCGGGACGGTTACACCCCGGACCGCAAGGGTGACGCTCATAACCCGGACGTGCGAACGGCCTGCATGGTCACGGTACGTGCCCTTCGGTCGAAGGCTGGAAACGAGCCAATCACGATGCTTACGGCATACGATGCGTCGACGGCGCACATCGTCGACGACGTAGGTATCGACATCATTCTCGTCGGCGACAGCATGGGCAATACGGAACTCGGCTACGAGTCGACGCTGCCGGTGACAGTCGAAGAGATGCAGAGTCGAACCGGTGCGGTGGCGCGTGCAACCGACGATGCCCTCGTCGTCGCCGATATGCCCTTCCTCTCGTTCGGCGTGGACGAGGCATCGAGTATCGAGCACTGCGGACGAATGTTGAAGGAGGCCAACGCGGACGCGGTCAAACTCGAAAGCGGGCCGCACACCGTCGAGTTGACTGAGCAACTCGTTCAACTCGGCATCCCCGTGATGGCGCACCTCGGTCTCACGCCGCAGCGTGTCAAACAACTCGGCTACAGCAGACAGGGAACCGACCGGGATGCCGCCCGTGAAATCCTCGAACTTGCGGAGGCGCACGCCGATGCTGGCGCGTTTTCGCTCGTCCTCGAACACGTTCCCGCGAACGTCGCAAAGCAGGTCACGGAGGCAATCGACATTCCGACTATTGGCATCGGTGCGGGACCGGATTGCGACGGACAGGTCCTCGTCGTCGACGACGTCATCGGTATGAGCGACCGCGTGCCGCCCTTTGCAACCCAGTTCGGCGACGTGAAATCGGAGATGGAGAAGGCCGTCGGCGCGTACAAGGAGGCCGTCGAAGACGGCGAGTTCCCCGCCAAAGAACACAGTCACGTCGAAGACGACCTCGACGAGTTGTACTGAGAACTGACAGCAAGCCGGAATTTTTACCTCCTATTCGAGTCGGCGGTCGAGAAACGAGGTCACCGCGTCGTTGAACGCCGTCGGTTGCTCTAACATGGCGAGATGAGCGGCGTCTTCGACGGTTCCGAACTCGCAATCCGGAAGCTCGGCGGCGAGATATTCGTGGTATGACGGCGGTGTCAGGCGGTCGTGCTCGCCGACGAGCGCCAGCGTCGGAACGGTAATCTGGTCGAGGTCGTCGCGAACATCGAAGGTGTGACACGAGCGGAAGTCGCGTCGAGTGACGACCTGTCCCGCATCGTACATCGCTTCTTTCGACCCTTCGCGGAACCGCTCATCGTCCGTGTGTAGTAGTTTGTCTCCGCTGTGGAGAAACGAGATGGCGCGGTCGAAGTCGTTGTCGAGCCACGTCAGGAGATCATCGAGCACGGAGAGTTTAGCCCCAGTTCCGGTGAGAACCAGTGCATCGAGGTCGAGGTCGCGTTCGAGCGCAAGCGTCATCGCAACGGCACCGCCGAGGGAGTTCCCGACGAGGACGCTCGCCCCAGTTGCTTCGGCTACGGCGACCACGTCGTCGACGTAGGCAGAGAGCGTCTCGTAGCCGGGGGCGGCGTCAACATCGTCGCTGTCGCCGTGCCCGCTCAGGTCGAGCGCGGCAACCGGATAGTCGCTGGCGATGCGGAACTGTCCGCGCCAGACGGCGTGTGAGCCGCCGCTTCCGTGAATACACAGCACTGTCGGTCCTGTCCCGCCAGCGTCACGGTGTCGATATGCTATCGTCCGTCCGTGGTGGTCCACCGTAGCCGCGTCCATGGTGGAATCTGGACGCCGCGAGCGAATAAACCCCTACGCCGTGTCGGCCCGCCTTTGCTGCGCCGTGACCGTTCGTTTTCTCCGCTGTATCTATCTCTCTTCGGACGCACCGATTCGACCCTACAACGGACGCTCACCCCGTGTTCTCCCCGGTTCGTACAATAACCGGGATTGTAGCCACTAGATTGACGTTCCTCCGGTGTGAACTATACTGTGAGGTGTGACGAGTGTGAACCGCAATTCAACCAAAGTTCGGTAATACGCCACTGTCACCCGATTCACCGAAACAAGATTTAAATATACAAAGAGCTAACCTTAGGTTAGACTCACTATGAGCATGCAACAGTTCACCGGTGGAAACGAGCGTTTCATCCGCCGGTACGAATACGAAGACAGCTGGGTCATCGCGGCCGACGTCGCTCTCTCGGAAGACGAGATCGACGTCGATATCGTCGGCTCGACGGCCATCGTCGTGGCCAACACCGACGACCACGTGACCGAGACGGAGTTCGAACTCCCCGGCAGCGATGCCGATGTAGAGGTTCGAAACGGCGTGCTCACCATCACCATCCACAAATAAATGAAACTCATCGTCAAACCGCTCAAACAGAAGGACGCCGGCCGTGGACTCGCCGCAATCGACCGAGCCGCTGCCTCCGAACTCGACCTCGAAGGCGGCGACTTCATCCGCATCGAGGGGCCGAACGAGGGCACCGCAATCGCGCGCGTCTGGCCGGGCTACCCCGAAGACCAGGGAACGGGTATCATCCGCATCGATGGCCGTCTCCGCCAGCAGGCTGGCGTCGGTATCGACGACCGCGTCAACGTGGAGAAAGCAGACGTGAAACCCGCCAGTCGCGTCACCATCGCTCTCCCCCAGAACCTCCGTATCGGCGGAAACATCGGGACGTACATCCGCGATAAGCTCTCGGGGCAACCTGTCACGCAGGGTCAGAGTATCCAACTGCCGCTCGGCTTCGGTTTCATGAGCGCGTCGAGCCAGTCGGTGCCCATCAAGATTGCCTCGACTAATCCGGAGGGAACGGTCGTCGTCACCGACAACACTGAGTTCCAGGTGAGCCAGAAACCCGCCGAGCAGATTACAGAGACCGCGGCAGGTGACGGAAGCGGTCCATCCGTAACCTACGAAGACATCGGTGGTCTCGACAAGGAACTCGAACAGGTCCGAGAGATGATTGAACTGCCGATGCGTCACCCGGAACTGTTCAAGCGCCTCGGCATCGAGCCGCCGAAAGGTGTCCT
It includes:
- a CDS encoding sugar phosphate isomerase/epimerase family protein, with product MYIGVLTVPLGNESLADALDYLSGIGVEGVELGVGGWPGEDHVDRAAVLGDDERQAALLAAVEEREMQISALATHNNPLHPDEETAAEADEELREAIELASVLDVNTVTCFSGLPAGGPNDEVPNWITAPWPTEHADAHEYQWDVAIDYWSDLAEFADDHGVDMAIEMHPNMLVYEPTGMMRLREATNERIGANFDPSHLYWQDIDVTEAIRFLGDHDAIHHFHAKDTKVYDHHAKVKGVLDTTSYTDTAARSWLFRSIGYGHDEGHWKDVVSTLRMVGYEGALSIEHEDALTSSNEGLEKAVDVLSRAVFETQPGEAYWAE
- a CDS encoding Gfo/Idh/MocA family protein — protein: MTESLKIGVLGYRFMGKAHANALARLPMFFPDAPDVERSVIVGRDEEALADAADRFGFESTATDWRDVVGDVDVFYNLGPNHLHAEPSIAALEAGAHVFCEKPLAPTLEEAEEMRDAARDADGVAGCAFNYRFVPAIQYAKGLIEDGELGEIHHVRGRYLQDWLVDPEAPWAWRMDKDLAGSGALGDLGAHTIDLVRFLVGDSDVAGDITRVSGHLQTFVDERPVPGTDEYKPVTVDDAYTAQAEFENGAVGSFEASRFADGHKNDHTIEIHGSEGSLTFSLERLNELEVKTGDARGYETVLVTDESDPYVGNWWPPGHVIGWEHTFVHENYEFLTAVAERAAAGSRTQSGEAAEGGEFHPSFEDAYEVQEVLDAIERSDETGEWVSLE
- a CDS encoding translation initiation factor eIF-2B — translated: MIDETIEEIREMQTHSSSVVAVKATQSLAELTERDYATVEEFERDLERNIGALKRANPSHASLYNALQDVLQSVQGETDSLDEARELTHKTINRVVENVETGKRRAAQEAAKTIEDGDTFLTHDYSSTVMEAVEIAVADGAELTAYLTEARPRYLGRKFARELADVDGVEPHLLVDSASGLFLPKCDRVIIGMDCIVEDTLYNRVGTFPLVAAANEVGVPVTVVGSGAKVVDDGFRFENEIRSPSEVMLEPVEGIELENPAYDATPVDLIDEVITDEGVLTF
- a CDS encoding DUF5822 domain-containing protein — protein: MQLVERTNPEGVDYGWVMQMTFVTTILVGSPIVALLSLNAGLQTWGARAEFAIRVGAVIWFVTSIALFIYAKRTDAGDGGSDPETKAETSTED
- the panB gene encoding 3-methyl-2-oxobutanoate hydroxymethyltransferase, with the translated sequence MVTVRALRSKAGNEPITMLTAYDASTAHIVDDVGIDIILVGDSMGNTELGYESTLPVTVEEMQSRTGAVARATDDALVVADMPFLSFGVDEASSIEHCGRMLKEANADAVKLESGPHTVELTEQLVQLGIPVMAHLGLTPQRVKQLGYSRQGTDRDAAREILELAEAHADAGAFSLVLEHVPANVAKQVTEAIDIPTIGIGAGPDCDGQVLVVDDVIGMSDRVPPFATQFGDVKSEMEKAVGAYKEAVEDGEFPAKEHSHVEDDLDELY
- a CDS encoding alpha/beta fold hydrolase; the encoded protein is MDAATVDHHGRTIAYRHRDAGGTGPTVLCIHGSGGSHAVWRGQFRIASDYPVAALDLSGHGDSDDVDAAPGYETLSAYVDDVVAVAEATGASVLVGNSLGGAVAMTLALERDLDLDALVLTGTGAKLSVLDDLLTWLDNDFDRAISFLHSGDKLLHTDDERFREGSKEAMYDAGQVVTRRDFRSCHTFDVRDDLDQITVPTLALVGEHDRLTPPSYHEYLAAELPDCEFGTVEDAAHLAMLEQPTAFNDAVTSFLDRRLE
- a CDS encoding DUF7127 family protein — protein: MSMQQFTGGNERFIRRYEYEDSWVIAADVALSEDEIDVDIVGSTAIVVANTDDHVTETEFELPGSDADVEVRNGVLTITIHK